One window of Vanessa cardui chromosome 5, ilVanCard2.1, whole genome shotgun sequence genomic DNA carries:
- the LOC124530105 gene encoding uncharacterized protein LOC124530105 — MEYSVLLSVLILIIALYQVESAPSRRSRAALIPAEETTSERESKLEDKFKDGTTPAPEPTNRRNKALNLFGGYFPSYLSSGLDYAEDDDDDVTFSVNYDHFDDDDLSRTIPSKRRQQNKKKNGSGGTFPNDNLNSLQYDNSPIFYIRLPPTPYMFVPGLGYVSQPPSLGPAMPPMMPQGVPQQVADPFINLPLDFVSNGKPTGVYQWSGASGYPGGPVDPFGYGPSQPVMPPVSRPSYNAPSYSKPKPQSVSTNSKVTNLKGPYVFNGKPNDSVYVLRNTYNSIYSDALQNFYP; from the coding sequence ATGGAATACTCAGTCCTGTTGTCGGTGCTCATACTTATCATCGCATTATACCAAGTTGAAAGCGCACCCTCGAGAAGATCAAGAGCCGCTTTAATACCCGCAGAGGAGACGACTTCAGAACGAGAGAGCAAACTTGAGGATAAATTTAAGGATGGAACAACACCAGCGCCAGAACCGACAAATAGAAGAAACAAGGCTCTTAATCTATTTGGAGGGTACTTCCCATCCTACTTATCGTCAGGTCTTGATTATGCGGAGGACGatgatgatgacgtcactttctcAGTAAATTATGATCATTTCGATGACGACGATTTATCTCGGACCATTCCCTCGAAGCGTCGTCAACAGAACAAGAAGAAGAATGGCAGTGGTGGGACCTTCCCGAATGACAACCTAAATTCACTTCAATACGATAATTCACCTATCTTCTACATCAGATTACCCCCAACTCCATATATGTTTGTACCAGGTTTAGGTTATGTATCCCAGCCTCCTTCTCTAGGACCAGCTATGCCACCAATGATGCCTCAGGGAGTTCCTCAGCAAGTTGCTGATCCGTTTATCAACTTACCATTAGACTTTGTATCTAACGGTAAGCCGACGGGAGTTTATCAATGGAGCGGTGCTTCAGGTTATCCAGGCGGGCCTGTCGATCCTTTCGGATACGGACCATCCCAACCCGTCATGCCGCCAGTTTCTCGTCCGAGTTACAATGCGCCATCGTACTCGAAACCAAAACCACAATCAGTTTCAACCAATTCGAAGGTCACCAATCTTAAAGGACCATACGTTTTTAACGGAAAACCCAACGATAGTGTTTACGTCCTCAGGAACACCTACAACTCGATATATTCAGATGCTCTACAAAACTTCTATCCTTAA